A region of Streptomyces halobius DNA encodes the following proteins:
- a CDS encoding holin, translating into MTASSAAAYLALSGLLGVLAAVQDNARLLEWMPDTLSPFVLAIVPTLVTFAAGWKPKHTRALRTASNRPEG; encoded by the coding sequence GTGACCGCGTCGTCCGCTGCCGCCTACCTCGCATTGTCCGGCCTCCTCGGCGTCCTCGCCGCGGTACAGGACAACGCCAGGCTGCTGGAGTGGATGCCGGACACCCTGAGCCCGTTCGTCCTCGCGATCGTCCCGACGCTCGTCACCTTCGCAGCTGGTTGGAAGCCGAAGCACACCCGCGCACTTCGGACGGCATCGAACCGACCGGAGGGGTGA